In Methanothermus fervidus DSM 2088, a single genomic region encodes these proteins:
- a CDS encoding Brix domain protein (COGs: COG2136 exosome subunit/U3 small nucleolar ribonucleoprotein (snoRNP) component contains IMP4 domain~InterPro IPR007109~KEGG: mth:MTH680 hypothetical protein~PFAM: Brix domain protein~SPTR: O26776 Probable brix domain-containing ribosomal biogenesis protein~PFAM: Brix domain), producing MPSILITTSRRPSPRTRAFCQRFKNGLDALYINRGKMNMQEVFLKACEEGAHVVAIVLELKGNPSRITFYDVSGEELAYILMNVAIPRRREFNIDRKRVTAKVEVEELLPLTYLLFLTPHDSPMSNYWHIKKGHGKYMAIMELIDEEGKSTGLKLFILDFEVVKHGT from the coding sequence ATGCCTAGTATTTTAATTACAACTTCCCGTAGACCTTCACCCCGCACTAGGGCTTTTTGTCAGAGATTTAAAAATGGATTAGATGCACTTTATATTAATCGTGGAAAAATGAATATGCAAGAAGTATTTCTGAAGGCATGTGAAGAAGGTGCACATGTTGTAGCTATTGTACTGGAGTTAAAGGGTAATCCCAGTCGTATAACTTTCTATGATGTGAGTGGTGAAGAATTAGCTTATATATTAATGAATGTTGCAATTCCAAGGAGAAGGGAATTTAATATTGATCGTAAAAGAGTTACAGCCAAAGTAGAGGTGGAAGAGTTACTTCCATTAACATATTTACTGTTCTTAACTCCCCATGATAGCCCAATGTCAAATTATTGGCATATAAAAAAAGGACATGGGAAATATATGGCAATAATGGAATTAATTGATGAAGAAGGTAAAAGTACTGGTCTTAAATTATTTATATTGGATTTTGAGGTTGTAAAGCATGGGACTTGA
- a CDS encoding LSU ribosomal protein L15E (COGs: COG1632 Ribosomal protein L15E~InterPro IPR000439: IPR012678~KEGG: tga:TGAM_1800 LSU ribosomal protein L15E (rpl15E)~PFAM: Ribosomal protein L15e~SPTR: O26786 50S ribosomal protein L15e~PFAM: Ribosomal L15) has product MMYKYIREAWKRPKDSYVKEIMMERAPKWRRENAVQKIKRPTRIDRARSLGYKSKQGFVVARVRVKRGGRKKSRFKAGRRPKRMGVKKITSKKSLKRIAEERAARKFPNLEVLNSYWVWEDGVYKWFEVILVDPHHPVIKSDPDINWICEPQHRGRVFRGLTSEGRKNRGLRKKGKGAEKVR; this is encoded by the coding sequence ATGATGTATAAATACATCAGAGAAGCATGGAAAAGGCCAAAAGATTCATACGTCAAAGAAATAATGATGGAAAGAGCCCCAAAATGGAGAAGAGAAAATGCAGTTCAAAAAATAAAAAGACCAACCCGTATAGACCGTGCTAGATCTTTAGGGTACAAATCAAAACAGGGATTTGTTGTTGCACGTGTTCGCGTTAAAAGAGGAGGTAGAAAAAAATCTAGATTTAAAGCAGGAAGAAGACCAAAAAGGATGGGAGTCAAAAAAATAACTTCTAAAAAGAGCCTTAAGAGAATCGCAGAAGAAAGAGCAGCAAGAAAATTCCCAAATCTCGAAGTCTTAAATTCATATTGGGTGTGGGAAGATGGTGTATACAAATGGTTTGAAGTTATATTAGTCGATCCACACCATCCTGTTATAAAGAGTGATCCTGATATTAACTGGATATGTGAACCACAGCATCGAGGACGTGTATTTAGAGGTTTAACTAGCGAAGGCAGAAAGAATAGAGGATTAAGAAAGAAAGGAAAAGGCGCTGAAAAAGTAAGATGA
- a CDS encoding proteasome endopeptidase complex, alpha subunit (COGs: COG0638 20S proteasome alpha and beta subunits~InterPro IPR000426: IPR019982: IPR001353~KEGG: mth:MTH686 proteasome subunit alpha~PFAM: 20S proteasome A and B subunits; Proteasome alpha-subunit~PRIAM: Proteasome endopeptidase complex~SPTR: O26782 Proteasome subunit alpha~TIGRFAM: proteasome endopeptidase complex, alpha subunit~PFAM: Proteasome subunit A N-terminal signature; Proteasome subunit~TIGRFAM: proteasome endopeptidase complex, archaeal, alpha subunit) has protein sequence MQPLQSAGYDRAITVFSPDGRLFQVEYAREAVKRGTTSLGVKSKEGIVLLVDKRPTSRLVEPKSIEKIFQIDEHIGAATSGLVADARVIIEKARIEAQINRITYNEPIRVETLVKKICDMKQLYTQHGGVRPFGSALIVGGVNGKKPRLFETDPSGALIEYKATAIGAGRPIAMEEFERKYRDDITLKEAIDLALDAVYEATEGRTTAKSIEIATITTKDRKFRLLPDEEVKKYVDELLERKKEEKEEKEE, from the coding sequence ATGCAACCATTACAAAGTGCAGGATACGATAGAGCAATAACAGTTTTTAGCCCAGATGGTAGACTCTTCCAAGTTGAATATGCTAGAGAAGCTGTTAAAAGAGGTACAACATCATTAGGTGTAAAATCAAAAGAAGGAATAGTATTATTAGTAGATAAAAGACCAACAAGTAGATTAGTGGAACCAAAATCTATAGAAAAAATATTTCAAATAGATGAACACATAGGCGCTGCAACATCTGGTTTAGTTGCTGATGCTAGAGTAATAATCGAAAAAGCTAGGATTGAAGCACAAATTAATAGAATTACCTACAATGAACCTATAAGAGTTGAAACTTTAGTTAAAAAAATATGTGATATGAAGCAACTCTACACCCAGCATGGCGGAGTAAGGCCATTTGGTTCTGCATTAATAGTTGGCGGTGTTAATGGAAAGAAACCTAGACTTTTTGAGACAGACCCTAGTGGAGCATTAATTGAATACAAAGCTACAGCTATAGGTGCAGGCAGGCCAATAGCTATGGAAGAGTTTGAAAGGAAATACAGAGACGATATAACATTAAAAGAAGCTATAGATTTGGCATTGGATGCTGTATACGAAGCTACAGAGGGTAGAACAACAGCAAAAAGTATAGAAATAGCTACAATTACCACTAAGGATAGAAAATTTAGATTGTTACCAGATGAAGAGGTTAAAAAATATGTAGATGAATTGTTAGAAAGAAAGAAAGAAGAAAAGGAGGAAAAAGAGGAATAA
- a CDS encoding Ribonuclease P (COGs: COG1603 RNase P/RNase MRP subunit p30~InterPro IPR016195: IPR002738~KEGG: mth:MTH688 ribonuclease P protein component 3~PFAM: RNase P subunit p30~PRIAM: Ribonuclease P~SPTR: O26784 Ribonuclease P protein component 3~PFAM: RNase P subunit p30) — MKFYELCIVGSDYDSDLQLLFESKRLGYTGACIKYSPNNLPEKSYFKDLEEEVGIKVIPRIELKPENFPDLRKKVNKYRDKYKDYLISIHGGTIKVNRAACENLRVDILSHPYRGRRDPGMDHIHARAASRNNVAIELSLRDLIMSWSNVRAKLMQHFRDIIKLHRKFKFPLIVSSEAKSPYDLRKPKDIMSILECCFDLSKEEIINIVLKTPIDIIKFNEERPKMVVLGVKVL; from the coding sequence ATGAAGTTCTATGAGTTATGTATTGTTGGCAGTGACTATGATTCTGATCTACAACTTTTATTTGAAAGTAAAAGGCTAGGTTATACAGGGGCATGTATCAAATACTCTCCAAATAATTTACCTGAAAAATCATATTTTAAAGATCTTGAAGAGGAAGTTGGAATAAAGGTAATACCTCGGATAGAACTTAAACCTGAAAATTTTCCAGATCTTAGAAAGAAAGTAAATAAATATAGAGATAAATACAAAGATTACTTGATATCAATACATGGAGGAACTATAAAAGTTAATCGTGCTGCTTGTGAAAATTTACGGGTAGATATTCTTTCACATCCTTATCGTGGTAGAAGAGACCCAGGAATGGACCATATACACGCACGTGCAGCAAGTAGGAACAACGTTGCAATAGAATTATCACTGAGAGATCTCATAATGTCATGGTCAAATGTAAGAGCAAAACTGATGCAACATTTTAGAGATATAATAAAGTTACATCGTAAATTTAAATTTCCACTCATAGTTTCAAGTGAAGCAAAATCTCCATATGATTTAAGGAAACCAAAGGATATAATGTCTATTTTAGAATGTTGTTTTGATCTTTCTAAAGAGGAAATAATTAACATAGTTCTCAAGACACCAATAGATATCATTAAATTTAATGAAGAAAGACCTAAAATGGTAGTATTAGGTGTCAAAGTTTTATGA
- a CDS encoding ribosomal RNA-processing protein RRP42 (COGs: COG2123 RNase PH-related exoribonuclease~InterPro IPR020568: IPR015847: IPR001247~KEGG: mth:MTH682 exosome complex RNA-binding protein Rrp42~PFAM: 3' exoribonuclease; Exoribonuclease, phosphorolytic domain 2~SPTR: O26778 Probable exosome complex exonuclease 2~PFAM: 3' exoribonuclease family, domain 1; 3' exoribonuclease family, domain 2), whose translation MGVLTMEIIPEIMKEDIISLISNNKRLDGRSFYEFRDIKIKTGVISKAEGSARVKLGDTQVLVGVKPTIGEPFPDNPNLGIIITNSELLPMASPTFEPGPPDERSIELARVVDRCIRESNMLDLEKLCIIEGEKVWILFIDLHILDYDGNLFDASVLGAVAALMDTKLPKVSIEDDEVVIDDSSVELLDIKDKVAMCTFAKIGDELVLDPSLEEEEILTARLSIGMNSEGKICAMQKGGKGSLSREDISKAINIAEEKTPELLQHLENIR comes from the coding sequence ATGGGTGTATTGACCATGGAAATAATTCCGGAAATAATGAAAGAAGATATAATAAGTCTTATTAGCAATAACAAAAGATTGGATGGCAGGTCTTTCTATGAATTTAGAGATATAAAAATTAAAACAGGTGTAATATCTAAAGCAGAAGGTTCAGCAAGAGTCAAATTAGGAGATACACAAGTTCTTGTTGGTGTAAAACCAACAATAGGTGAACCATTTCCAGATAATCCTAATTTAGGAATAATAATAACAAATTCAGAGCTTTTACCAATGGCATCTCCTACTTTTGAGCCAGGGCCTCCTGATGAAAGATCCATAGAGCTTGCTAGGGTCGTTGATAGGTGTATAAGAGAAAGTAATATGCTTGATTTAGAAAAGCTATGCATAATTGAAGGTGAAAAAGTTTGGATACTTTTCATAGATCTCCATATTTTGGATTATGATGGGAATTTGTTTGATGCCTCTGTACTTGGGGCAGTAGCAGCATTAATGGATACAAAGTTACCAAAAGTTAGCATTGAGGATGATGAAGTAGTCATTGATGACAGTTCAGTTGAGTTACTTGATATCAAAGATAAAGTTGCTATGTGCACATTTGCAAAAATAGGTGATGAATTAGTATTAGATCCTTCTTTAGAGGAAGAAGAAATACTTACAGCAAGATTATCAATAGGAATGAATTCAGAGGGAAAAATATGTGCCATGCAAAAAGGTGGAAAAGGTTCATTAAGTAGAGAGGATATATCAAAAGCTATAAATATTGCAGAAGAAAAAACACCTGAACTGTTACAACATTTAGAGAATATTAGGTGA
- a CDS encoding RNA polymerase Rbp10 (InterPro IPR006591~KEGG: mth:MTH680a DNA-directed RNA polymerase subunit RPC10~SMART: RNA polymerase Rbp10~SPTR: A5UNQ8 Predicted DNA-directed RNA polymerase II, subunit RPC10~PFAM: Zinc finger found in FPG and IleRS), with protein sequence MYKCLRCGTTIDPKKQKKYMCPKCRYRILLKEQPEIVRELRAR encoded by the coding sequence TTGTATAAGTGTTTAAGATGTGGGACTACTATAGACCCCAAAAAACAGAAAAAATACATGTGTCCTAAATGTAGGTACAGGATATTACTTAAAGAACAACCGGAAATTGTGAGAGAATTAAGAGCTAGGTAA
- a CDS encoding ribosomal RNA-processing protein RRP41/SKI6 (COGs: COG0689 RNase PH~InterPro IPR011807: IPR020568: IPR015847: IPR001247~KEGG: mth:MTH683 exosome complex exonuclease Rrp41~PFAM: 3' exoribonuclease; Exoribonuclease, phosphorolytic domain 2~SPTR: O26779 Probable exosome complex exonuclease 1~TIGRFAM: exosome complex exonuclease 1~PFAM: 3' exoribonuclease family, domain 1; 3' exoribonuclease family, domain 2~TIGRFAM: archaeal exosome-like complex exonuclease 1), with amino-acid sequence MIIVPDTVEFVRKDGRAYNELRPVKIKAGVLKRADGSSYIELGSNKILAAVYGPRDPQITKIKRPDRAIIRCRYNMAPFSVEERKRPGPDRRSIEISKITAEALAPSIILEKFPRSSIDIFIEVLEADGGTRCAGITAASVALADAGIPLRDLVVACSAGKVNGHVVLDLTEEEDKEGEADVPVAIMPRTKEITLLQVDGELTPEELEKAIDLAIEGCMSINKLQKKSIERKIWVY; translated from the coding sequence ATGATAATCGTGCCAGATACAGTAGAATTCGTTAGAAAAGATGGAAGAGCATACAACGAACTTCGACCAGTAAAAATTAAAGCAGGAGTATTAAAAAGAGCAGATGGATCATCCTATATTGAGTTAGGGTCCAATAAAATATTAGCAGCGGTATATGGTCCTAGAGATCCTCAAATAACAAAAATAAAGAGACCAGATAGGGCAATAATTAGGTGTAGATACAATATGGCACCATTTTCTGTAGAGGAACGAAAAAGACCAGGACCTGATAGAAGATCAATAGAGATTTCAAAAATAACAGCAGAAGCTTTAGCGCCTTCTATAATTTTAGAAAAATTTCCAAGATCATCAATTGATATTTTCATTGAAGTTTTGGAAGCAGATGGTGGAACAAGATGTGCAGGAATAACTGCTGCATCTGTTGCACTTGCAGATGCAGGAATACCTCTTCGTGATTTGGTAGTCGCATGTTCAGCAGGTAAAGTTAATGGTCATGTAGTATTAGATTTAACTGAAGAAGAAGATAAAGAAGGTGAAGCAGACGTTCCTGTGGCAATAATGCCCAGAACTAAAGAAATAACATTATTACAAGTTGATGGAGAATTGACACCTGAAGAACTTGAAAAAGCTATAGATCTTGCTATTGAAGGTTGTATGAGTATAAATAAACTTCAAAAAAAAAGCATTGAAAGAAAAATATGGGTGTATTGA
- a CDS encoding Ribosome maturation protein SBDS (COGs: COG1500 exosome subunit~InterPro IPR002140: IPR009022: IPR019783: IPR018978~KEGG: mth:MTH685 putative RNA-associated protein~PFAM: Ribosome maturation protein SBDS-like~SPTR: O26781 Ribosome maturation protein SDO1 homolog~PFAM: Shwachman-Bodian-Diamond syndrome (SBDS) protein; SBDS protein C-terminal domain~TIGRFAM: rRNA metabolism protein, SBDS family) has translation MVSIEDAVIARFESHGERFEILVDPDLALEFRKTPEKYDIEDIIAVEEIFKDAKKGEKASEKKMEEVFGTADPLEVAKKIILKGSIQLTAEQKRRMMEEKFKKIVNKISREAINPQTGHPHPPKRIERAMKECKIHIDPFKPVDEQIKEVLKAIRTKIPIKFEKVKIAVKIPGKYVGSSYGTITKYCKILEEEWQDDGSWIGIVELPGGLQNKFYEELSKLTAGEVETKLLRE, from the coding sequence ATGGTTAGCATCGAAGATGCAGTTATTGCACGTTTTGAATCTCATGGAGAAAGATTTGAAATTCTTGTAGATCCAGATTTAGCTTTAGAATTTAGAAAAACGCCAGAAAAATATGATATAGAGGATATAATTGCCGTAGAAGAAATTTTTAAAGATGCCAAAAAAGGAGAAAAAGCTTCTGAAAAAAAGATGGAAGAAGTGTTTGGTACAGCTGATCCTTTAGAAGTTGCAAAAAAAATTATACTCAAAGGCTCTATTCAACTTACAGCTGAACAGAAAAGAAGGATGATGGAAGAAAAATTTAAAAAAATAGTAAATAAAATTTCGCGAGAAGCAATAAATCCACAGACAGGTCACCCGCATCCACCAAAAAGGATAGAAAGGGCAATGAAAGAATGTAAAATCCATATAGATCCATTTAAACCTGTGGACGAACAAATAAAGGAAGTTTTAAAAGCTATACGTACAAAAATACCAATAAAATTTGAAAAAGTTAAAATAGCAGTTAAAATACCTGGTAAATATGTAGGATCTTCCTATGGTACTATAACTAAATACTGTAAAATTTTAGAGGAAGAATGGCAGGATGATGGATCCTGGATAGGGATTGTCGAACTACCAGGAGGTCTACAAAACAAATTTTATGAAGAACTTAGTAAATTAACTGCTGGTGAAGTAGAAACAAAACTCCTCAGAGAATAG
- a CDS encoding Protein of unknown function DUF54 (COGs: COG1325 exosome subunit~InterPro IPR002739~KEGG: mth:MTH689 hypothetical protein~PFAM: Protein of unknown function DUF54~SPTR: O26785 Conserved protein~PFAM: Protein of unknown function DUF54), whose protein sequence is MIHNISYRVFVHATENEDKVLEALRTIIPNAKPEKEEIEGHHHNPILVMKEKITDKKTIKKFIETMKEIGKEINNDLENMIDNHANLFLRFDKQEAYKGRIKLTTHGDAIHIKAKIKAYPAKKSVAIKKLREFLTNEVL, encoded by the coding sequence ATGATACATAATATTTCTTATAGGGTTTTTGTACATGCAACAGAAAATGAAGACAAGGTCTTAGAAGCTCTTAGGACAATTATCCCCAATGCAAAACCAGAGAAAGAAGAAATAGAAGGTCACCATCATAATCCAATTCTTGTAATGAAAGAAAAGATAACTGACAAAAAAACAATTAAAAAGTTTATTGAAACAATGAAGGAAATAGGTAAAGAGATAAACAATGACCTTGAGAACATGATTGATAACCATGCAAATTTATTTTTGAGATTTGATAAACAAGAAGCATATAAAGGAAGAATAAAGTTAACAACGCATGGTGATGCAATCCATATAAAAGCAAAAATAAAGGCATATCCAGCAAAGAAATCTGTAGCCATAAAAAAACTTAGAGAATTTTTGACAAATGAAGTTCTATGA
- a CDS encoding ribosomal RNA-processing protein RRP4 (COGs: COG1097 RNA-binding protein Rrp4 and related protein (contain S1 domain and KH domain)~InterPro IPR012340: IPR016027: IPR004088: IPR003029: IPR 018111: IPR004087~KEGG: mth:MTH684 exosome complex RNA-binding protein Rrp4~PFAM: K Homology, type 1, subgroup~SMART: KH domain protein~SPTR: O26780 Probable exosome complex RNA-binding protein 1~PFAM: KH domain; S1 RNA binding domain) — MLFVKERDIVVPGEKLAGNDYIAGRGTFIEEDKIYSSVVGLVSIKGKRIEVIPLQGKYIPKKNDSVIGKVVDVKFARWIVDIRSPYSAILPVSEVIDKGKKNLEEIFGIGDTLFLKIIEVDEVKKVKLGLHEGGPIKLEGGTLAYITPSKVPRVIGRKGSMIKMLKKLTNCEILLGQNGVIWVKGDKKMEEIVKRALEMIDREAHTSGLTDRVKEFIIRSIE; from the coding sequence GTGTTGTTCGTCAAGGAAAGGGACATTGTGGTCCCTGGAGAAAAATTGGCAGGAAATGATTATATTGCGGGTAGAGGAACTTTTATTGAAGAAGATAAAATATATTCTTCTGTTGTAGGATTAGTATCAATAAAAGGGAAAAGAATTGAAGTTATTCCTCTCCAAGGTAAATATATACCTAAAAAAAATGATAGTGTTATTGGGAAGGTCGTTGATGTAAAATTTGCAAGATGGATTGTCGACATAAGATCTCCTTATTCTGCTATTTTACCAGTTTCTGAAGTTATAGATAAAGGTAAAAAGAATTTAGAAGAAATATTTGGCATTGGAGATACATTATTTTTAAAAATTATAGAAGTAGATGAAGTTAAAAAAGTTAAACTAGGTTTACATGAGGGTGGCCCAATAAAACTTGAAGGTGGAACATTAGCATATATAACACCTAGTAAGGTTCCTAGAGTCATTGGAAGAAAAGGATCAATGATAAAAATGTTAAAAAAATTGACGAATTGCGAAATCTTACTAGGACAGAATGGCGTAATTTGGGTTAAAGGCGATAAAAAAATGGAAGAAATTGTTAAACGTGCATTAGAGATGATAGATAGAGAAGCACATACTTCTGGACTTACTGATCGTGTTAAAGAATTTATAATTAGATCTATAGAATAA
- a CDS encoding LSU ribosomal protein L37AE (COGs: COG1997 Ribosomal protein L37AE/L43A~InterPro IPR002674: IPR011331: IPR011332~KEGG: mth:MTH681 50S ribosomal protein L37Ae~PFAM: Ribosomal L37ae protein~SPTR: O26777 50S ribosomal protein L37Ae~TIGRFAM: ribosomal protein L37a~PFAM: Ribosomal L37ae protein family~TIGRFAM: ribosomal protein L37a) translates to MGRTKKVGITGRFGPRYGMKIRRAVKRIEEKMKEKHICPYCEMPRVKRISRGIWKCKKCGAVFTGGAYLPQTSVGKSASRTIKRIIEGGS, encoded by the coding sequence ATGGGTAGGACAAAAAAAGTTGGAATAACTGGTAGATTTGGGCCAAGATATGGAATGAAAATAAGAAGAGCTGTTAAGAGAATTGAAGAAAAAATGAAAGAAAAACATATATGTCCATATTGTGAAATGCCACGCGTTAAAAGGATAAGTAGAGGTATATGGAAATGTAAAAAATGTGGAGCTGTTTTCACTGGCGGTGCATATTTACCACAAACATCTGTAGGTAAATCTGCATCCAGGACAATTAAAAGGATAATTGAAGGAGGATCTTAA
- a CDS encoding Ribonuclease P-related protein (COGs: COG1369 RNase P/RNase MRP subunit POP5~InterPro IPR002759~KEGG: mth:MTH687 hypothetical protein~PFAM: Ribonuclease P-related~SPTR: O26783 Ribonuclease P protein component 2~PFAM: Rpp14/Pop5 family), whose amino-acid sequence MKLKILPSSLRYKKRYIAFEIISELSLNRRDIINIIWDSCLKVYGECNVSKFRIWVTKLWCPPSLQHGRVMAGLLRCKRGEEKKVISALSLVSQYKGKRVVIHTLGVSGTMRAAMRKFILPLLKNSSGKLEK is encoded by the coding sequence ATGAAGTTAAAAATACTTCCTTCAAGTTTGCGATACAAAAAAAGATATATCGCATTTGAAATTATATCAGAACTTTCATTAAATAGACGAGACATAATAAATATTATATGGGATTCATGTCTCAAAGTTTATGGAGAATGTAACGTTAGTAAATTTCGAATATGGGTTACAAAGCTTTGGTGTCCTCCATCTTTACAACATGGAAGAGTAATGGCAGGTTTATTAAGATGTAAGAGAGGAGAAGAAAAAAAAGTTATTTCAGCATTGTCTTTAGTATCTCAATATAAAGGTAAGAGAGTTGTGATACATACTCTTGGAGTATCAGGTACTATGCGTGCTGCAATGCGAAAATTTATATTACCACTACTTAAAAATTCTTCAGGAAAGCTTGAGAAATAA